GATGTCAGCCTTGGCTTCTAGCGGGCTTAGCTGCCCACTCATCGTTGCACCGACACGTTACGACTTTCAGCCCCGCGGAAATCTGCTAGAGTAGAAGTGCCTTCAATGCCCCCCAAGGCTGGAAGGCATCAACTGGAGGGCGCCTTTGCTTTAGCAAGGCGCCCTTGCTTCATCAATGTTCTGACTCAAAGCGAACATGGGCAGCCTTCGGCGGCAGCTCGCCCGGTGCTTCAATCGATAATGTCGCGCTTCTGAAGGCATTCCTCGCGGTTGATCTCTCCGCGAGCATAGCGTTCTTCCAGCACCTTAATGGTCGGAGAACGCTGATCTAGCGATCCTTGATTATCAGCAAGTGGTCGAGAGCGGACGAACCACACCGCGACCGCAATGATTACAGCAAGGACTATAAGCCAGAATATGAATCCGAAGCCCATGTCACTGCCATCCATCATCTAGCCGTGGTCATAACCCCAGACTCATTGATCGGTATCAATCAAGAGTTACAGGCGCAGGGTGGTCATATTGGGAATTCCGCTCTTGACCCCAAGTGGACATATATTTACGGCGACCGTTTTCGGTCGAGAACCCTTGGGCCGGTCGCCAAATACGCGTCGACCGCGTTTCGGCTAGAAGGGCGCTTGTTGGCGCCGTGTGTCTAGAGCAAGATCTCCGTCGCGGTGACGAAAGGAGGCAGACTCTCAGTGAGTTCAAGCACGCGTCCCAGGTTCTCGACTACTCTGCAGCGATGCTTGCGCCGGTCTGGCGCATATCTACTTCTCTCAGCTGCCTCTCACGAATCGCGATGTAATCACGTGTGAAGGGAACGGCGTCTAGACGTTTAGCAAGTTGGATCTGGAAGACCATTAGTCCGCCGTGCCTAAACCCACATGTTGCCGACGTATCGGGAATATTGGAGATAACCATGTTTGATCACTCCGCGCATGTGCCCGAAAGGACTGCCGCAAACGAGCGAGCGCTCAAAATTTCGGGTTGGCTTACGGGCGTATACTTCCTGATTGAATTGGGCATAGGGCTGTACACGGGCTCCGTGGCAGTCACCTCCGACGCTTTTCACACGTTCTCTGCCGTCGGCGGTGTGGTGCTGGCCTTCGTAGCCATGAGGATAGCGCGCCGGCCAGTTAGCCTCGATCGGACCTTCGGGAGCTTCCGCGCTGAGATAATCGGTGCCCTATTGAATGGTGTCTTCCTCGCCGGCATGGCTGTGCTGGTGCTCGTCATGGGAGCGATGCGGCTAAGGCATCCAATTGAGCTCCCAACGACACCACTGTTGGTAGCTGCCGGCGGTGGTCTGCTGACAGAGATAATATCGATACGGCTACTCTACAGCGGTCAAAAGGGCGACCTCAATCTTAGGGGCGCGTTCTGGCACGTTATGCAAACCTTCATTGGGAGCATATTGATCCTCATTACCGCTGCCGTGATCTACGTCACCGGGTTCGTCGCCATTGATCCCATTCTGGGCATGGCCTTCGGCCTCGTGTTGCTGGCTGCATCATGGGGCATCATGCGCGATGCGTTGTCGATTCTAATGGAGGGAGCGCCGAGGTCTATTGACCTCAACGAAGTAGCTGTCGCCCTCGGCACGCTCCCGGATGTCCAAACCATCCATCATATGCATGCATGGAGTCTTTCATCCGATAAGAACGTATTCTCAGCGCATATCGGAACCGACAAGTTCGACCAAGCAGACACACTTTTAGAACAGGCGCATCGCGTGTTGCGTGATCAATTTGGCTTCTACTTCTCGACCTTGCAGGTCGAGACGAAGTGTCTGGATGAGGACCATGCAAGGGAGGTAGATATCTCAACCCTTCTAAGAAGATAACCATGCGGGCAGCAACTGGCGTTGGCGCCTTCGCACATGCACAAGGTGGAACAAAGGATCTAACGTTGTCGGGAGGAGGGTGCGATGTTATTGCGGCAATTTTGGCATTATCGCTCGTGGTGGCGACGTTCCTATTGCATTTCTTCGTTCTGCGTTGGCTCTCTGGGAGTATGGCTCGCATTCCAATGACGGCAGGGGTTCGCATCATGGTCATCGTCTTGGTGGCGCTCGCGGCGCATCTTGGCGAGATAAGTTTGTATGCAGGTGCTTATGCACTCGGTGATAGGGTGCTGACCGTAGGTAGCTTGGGCGGCGTAAGGATCGCCGAGCCGCTCGACTATTTCTATTTCTCTATCGTGAGTTACACGTCCCTCGGTATCGGCGATGCATTTCCCAACGACCATCTCCGCTTCATCACTGGTGTCGAAGCCCTGAACGGGCTGTTGCTGATCACCTGGTCCGCTACCTCGCCATGGGACGCCTATGGCCATGGCAGCCTTGCGCTGAGTCCAGTGGTCAAGGGGATCTGTAAGCAACAAAAGGATGAATCACATGCATGCGAGAGACATCATGACGCCAGACGTTGTCACAGTAGATCCGGAAACGGATTTGGCGTCCATTGCAAAGATCCTGATTAGACACCGAATCAGCGCGGTGATCGTTGCGGATGAGCATGATCACGTTTTGGGTATCGTAAGTGAAAGTGATCTTATGCGGAGCGCAAAACGGGATCCTGGGCGTGGTTGGTGGCTTTCTCTCGTTGCAGATCGAGGGGCGAAATTCGTGCACAGAGAGGGGGTCCGCGCAAAGGACATCATGACCCAAGACGTAATCTGTACGACCAAAGACGCGTCTCTGTCAGAGATCGCCCGTCTCCTCGAGTCTAACCACGTAAAACGCGTACCCGTTCTCGAAGGGGGGCAAATTGCGGGCGTCGTTAGCCGGGCAGATGTACTGCAAGGTCTGGCGGCCCTCCGTGGTCGGGAGGAAGAGCCGACGATCGAAGATCTGAACATTCGTATGGGAATCGTGGAGTTGGTGAAGCGGCGGGGGGGCGTGTCAATGCAATCGGTGAATGTAGTTGTACTCAGTGCGGAGGTGTTTCTTTGGGGAATTGTGGAGGACGATGAGGATAGGGTCGCTGTCGGTGATGCGGCCGAGGCGCTTGTAGGAAGCGGTAAAGTGCACAATTTTCTGAGTACGCTTCCCGAAGTGGCGCGGGGACTGCGTAAAATTTGAGGCGTGGCACCCGCAACTGAAATGTAGAGCAATCCAAGTGGAGATGGCGCAACTTTGTGG
This genomic window from Methyloceanibacter caenitepidi contains:
- a CDS encoding CBS domain-containing protein yields the protein MTPDVVTVDPETDLASIAKILIRHRISAVIVADEHDHVLGIVSESDLMRSAKRDPGRGWWLSLVADRGAKFVHREGVRAKDIMTQDVICTTKDASLSEIARLLESNHVKRVPVLEGGQIAGVVSRADVLQGLAALRGREEEPTIEDLNIRMGIVELVKRRGGVSMQSVNVVVLSAEVFLWGIVEDDEDRVAVGDAAEALVGSGKVHNFLSTLPEVARGLRKI
- a CDS encoding cation diffusion facilitator family transporter, with translation MFDHSAHVPERTAANERALKISGWLTGVYFLIELGIGLYTGSVAVTSDAFHTFSAVGGVVLAFVAMRIARRPVSLDRTFGSFRAEIIGALLNGVFLAGMAVLVLVMGAMRLRHPIELPTTPLLVAAGGGLLTEIISIRLLYSGQKGDLNLRGAFWHVMQTFIGSILILITAAVIYVTGFVAIDPILGMAFGLVLLAASWGIMRDALSILMEGAPRSIDLNEVAVALGTLPDVQTIHHMHAWSLSSDKNVFSAHIGTDKFDQADTLLEQAHRVLRDQFGFYFSTLQVETKCLDEDHAREVDISTLLRR
- a CDS encoding ion channel; translated protein: MRAATGVGAFAHAQGGTKDLTLSGGGCDVIAAILALSLVVATFLLHFFVLRWLSGSMARIPMTAGVRIMVIVLVALAAHLGEISLYAGAYALGDRVLTVGSLGGVRIAEPLDYFYFSIVSYTSLGIGDAFPNDHLRFITGVEALNGLLLITWSATSPWDAYGHGSLALSPVVKGICKQQKDESHACERHHDARRCHSRSGNGFGVHCKDPD